A stretch of Candidatus Thorarchaeota archaeon DNA encodes these proteins:
- a CDS encoding DUF3795 domain-containing protein yields the protein MVQNEMIAACGLLCESCSIRRMPFDDKAAKTTIRWFREMNWLDENEGVEEAVAKEMYCKGCHGDRSIHWSPDCWILQCCVDEKGLEHCDECDDFPCDKLVDWSKQNDDYSAAFERLKELHSQQDAD from the coding sequence TTGGTTCAGAATGAAATGATTGCTGCATGTGGACTTCTCTGTGAATCATGTAGTATTCGAAGAATGCCTTTCGATGATAAAGCGGCCAAGACCACCATCAGATGGTTCCGAGAAATGAATTGGCTTGATGAGAATGAGGGTGTGGAAGAAGCCGTCGCCAAAGAGATGTACTGCAAGGGTTGTCATGGAGACCGTTCAATTCACTGGTCTCCAGACTGCTGGATCTTGCAATGCTGCGTTGACGAAAAGGGCCTTGAGCACTGTGATGAATGTGATGATTTTCCATGTGATAAGCTTGTAGACTGGTCAAAACAGAATGACGATTATTCGGCTGCGTTTGAGAGATTGAAAGAATTGCATTCACAGCAAGATGCTGACTAA
- a CDS encoding zinc-binding dehydrogenase translates to MVDNCKAAVVVEPKRPLEIQHFEVPDLIPGSVLLRVERVGVCGTDVHLWHGQLSGVPYPLIMGHEVAGTVEELGSDNIRDLDGRRLQVGDRITFHDVTDTCYSCYYCLIAKAPTKCPNREVYGITRDPTKKPYLLGGYSEYVYLTPGTKIISIPDNVSFDGIISAGCALPTATHAVSRSPLAHGSHVAVQGAGPVGLMIMMLAKISGAATITAIDQAENRLKFAKQFAADYSLNISDTSLDDRKEFLNELSGGHGPDIVYEATGNAAAVPEGIELVRNGGSYTICGQYTDSGNVEMNPHLMNRKHLDIRTVWGSETVHVYRAVKTIAENWNRFDFEGLVTHKFRLERAQEALEAVEEHIPMKAVLTPHS, encoded by the coding sequence ATGGTAGATAATTGCAAAGCTGCTGTGGTAGTAGAGCCAAAACGCCCCCTTGAAATTCAGCATTTCGAAGTTCCCGACCTTATACCCGGCTCCGTTTTACTAAGAGTTGAGCGTGTAGGTGTGTGCGGTACTGATGTACACCTGTGGCATGGACAACTGTCGGGAGTTCCTTATCCGCTAATCATGGGTCACGAAGTTGCAGGAACAGTAGAAGAGCTGGGTTCGGATAATATCAGAGATCTCGATGGAAGAAGACTTCAGGTAGGTGATCGCATTACATTCCACGATGTAACTGACACCTGCTATTCATGCTACTACTGCCTGATTGCCAAGGCACCAACAAAATGTCCTAACCGAGAAGTATACGGCATTACACGCGACCCGACAAAGAAACCCTATCTCTTGGGAGGCTATAGTGAATACGTCTATCTAACACCAGGAACCAAAATAATCAGCATTCCTGACAATGTGTCTTTTGACGGAATCATTTCCGCAGGATGTGCCTTACCCACAGCCACACATGCTGTAAGCCGCAGCCCCCTTGCCCATGGAAGCCATGTAGCAGTACAAGGAGCTGGACCTGTTGGCTTAATGATTATGATGCTTGCCAAAATCTCGGGAGCAGCCACTATAACAGCTATTGACCAAGCCGAAAATAGACTTAAGTTCGCCAAACAGTTTGCAGCCGATTATTCACTAAACATCTCTGATACGTCACTTGATGATCGCAAGGAATTTTTGAACGAGTTGTCCGGCGGCCATGGTCCTGATATCGTCTATGAAGCAACAGGAAACGCCGCTGCTGTTCCAGAAGGAATAGAGCTTGTGAGAAATGGCGGATCATACACCATTTGTGGTCAATACACAGATAGTGGAAACGTCGAAATGAATCCGCACTTGATGAACCGAAAACACCTTGATATTCGCACAGTATGGGGCTCAGAAACAGTGCACGTTTACAGAGCAGTTAAGACGATTGCAGAGAACTGGAATCGCTTCGATTTTGAGGGGCTCGTTACACATAAATTTCGACTCGAAAGGGCTCAGGAAGCATTGGAAGCTGTAGAAGAACATATTCCAATGAAGGCAGTGCTCACGCCACATTCCTGA
- a CDS encoding Fe-S cluster assembly protein HesB: MNSDVDEIQAFQQKIMNWWRRNVRDLPWRRDNSPYAVLVSEIMLQQTQVNRVVPKFKQFMETFPTIDNLANAGIKEVMQVWSGLGYNRRAVWLRDAARRIVEKGSFPRTIEELTNLKGIGPYTSRSILIFAFNRDISTVDTNIRRVLISAGFATEDTSKKELRKIADRLLLKGRSRDWHNALMDYGSEVLTSNSTGISPRTKQTRFEGSTRQLRGEIIKVLTFSEPLELQELISQIEMVTPNQKQINTVLRKLEKEQLVEQTDTGEYRLPR; encoded by the coding sequence TTGAATTCTGATGTTGATGAAATACAAGCCTTTCAACAGAAGATAATGAACTGGTGGAGAAGAAACGTACGCGACCTACCATGGAGAAGGGACAATAGCCCGTATGCTGTGCTTGTTTCTGAAATAATGCTTCAGCAGACGCAGGTTAATCGGGTGGTCCCAAAATTCAAGCAATTCATGGAGACATTCCCCACTATTGATAATCTTGCCAATGCAGGGATAAAGGAAGTAATGCAAGTCTGGAGTGGGCTTGGATATAACCGAAGAGCGGTATGGTTGAGGGATGCAGCAAGAAGAATAGTTGAGAAAGGGTCGTTCCCTCGGACTATCGAGGAGCTAACCAATCTGAAGGGCATTGGACCGTACACCTCGCGCTCGATTCTTATCTTTGCATTCAACAGGGACATTTCCACAGTTGATACAAACATCAGGCGGGTTCTCATTTCAGCAGGATTTGCCACGGAGGACACTTCCAAAAAAGAATTGCGAAAAATTGCGGACAGACTCCTCTTGAAAGGAAGGTCTCGTGATTGGCATAATGCGCTTATGGACTACGGCTCGGAAGTTCTCACCTCCAATTCAACAGGGATATCACCACGCACAAAGCAAACAAGATTCGAAGGATCTACTAGACAGCTCCGAGGGGAAATCATCAAGGTTTTGACATTTTCTGAACCACTTGAACTACAAGAGCTGATTTCCCAGATTGAGATGGTAACACCAAATCAGAAACAAATCAATACAGTGCTTCGAAAGTTGGAGAAAGAACAACTAGTGGAACAAACAGATACAGGAGAATACCGTCTTCCAAGATAA
- a CDS encoding WGR domain-containing protein encodes MTPDIKKTGRYENREKFRFWSGEIRDNFVSIRFGNIGTKGHCSTKEFPSRAAAEAFLEKRKEEKIAEAFSPVEDA; translated from the coding sequence ATGACTCCTGACATTAAGAAGACTGGAAGATACGAAAATCGAGAGAAATTTAGATTTTGGTCGGGTGAAATCAGGGATAATTTTGTCTCAATACGTTTCGGGAATATCGGAACAAAAGGACACTGTTCCACCAAAGAATTTCCAAGCCGGGCTGCAGCTGAAGCATTTCTTGAAAAGCGGAAAGAGGAGAAAATAGCTGAAGCATTTTCTCCCGTAGAAGACGCCTAG
- a CDS encoding class I SAM-dependent methyltransferase codes for MPIRQKDNDAFDEAEAVPFTARLIAYQRAQEYKREDPLISDPFAERLAGDLEDYLSKHKRYTRMDYPIIRAYYLENELLAPWCKDHSKSQIVLLGAGFDTRAYRFTPLNEGNHTVFEIDFPIVIDYKDEIMYNEEPLCNIVRTPADLSIPSWKSQLIDGGFSSKIPTFWILEGTGYYLPREAFVSVLETAATMSPEDSEIFVDVCVRALAEVSFGAFMMHFKWGINPEGIQPLFAENGWSVNYSFADDHDRGRDVGQKGHLFVHGDRFSG; via the coding sequence TTGCCTATACGACAGAAAGACAATGATGCATTTGACGAAGCAGAGGCTGTGCCATTCACTGCGCGGCTTATCGCATATCAGCGCGCACAGGAATACAAACGTGAAGACCCGCTCATTTCAGACCCTTTCGCAGAACGACTAGCAGGCGATTTGGAGGACTATCTTAGTAAACACAAACGGTACACTCGAATGGATTACCCAATCATACGAGCATACTACCTTGAAAACGAGCTACTGGCACCATGGTGTAAAGACCACAGCAAATCTCAGATAGTCCTCCTTGGAGCGGGATTTGATACCCGGGCGTATCGATTTACCCCCCTCAATGAAGGGAACCACACTGTCTTCGAAATTGATTTCCCAATTGTCATCGATTACAAAGACGAAATTATGTATAATGAAGAACCACTATGCAATATCGTCCGTACTCCTGCTGATTTGTCTATTCCAAGCTGGAAATCTCAGCTGATTGACGGTGGATTCTCATCCAAGATTCCAACCTTCTGGATACTGGAAGGAACTGGATACTACCTACCTAGAGAAGCATTTGTTTCTGTATTGGAAACAGCAGCCACCATGAGCCCGGAGGATAGTGAGATTTTCGTTGATGTTTGCGTACGAGCTTTGGCTGAAGTCAGCTTTGGCGCATTCATGATGCATTTCAAGTGGGGAATCAATCCAGAGGGAATCCAACCCCTCTTTGCTGAAAACGGGTGGTCTGTAAATTACTCGTTTGCGGACGACCATGATCGAGGAAGAGATGTTGGTCAGAAGGGCCATCTTTTCGTTCACGGAGACCGATTTTCAGGTTGA
- a CDS encoding class I SAM-dependent methyltransferase: MVKEEQDEETLFGRIRNTVRQFFGKGVCPYEFSFTLMNPFRRFVLSPGTLVERLQLKEDFCVLELGPGPGYFSTEVAEHLTGGHLLLVDIQKEMLEKNRKRLEKHDITNAVSIQGDGSTLPIGSDKCDVAFLVAVLGEIPEPSSCIEELGRVIRDGGLLSITEQPGDPDHIPMRTVRHLAEGQNFTFLESYGKNKNFTINFRRGIG, from the coding sequence ATGGTTAAAGAGGAACAAGATGAAGAAACCCTCTTTGGTAGGATTAGAAACACGGTAAGGCAATTCTTCGGGAAAGGTGTATGTCCATATGAATTCTCGTTCACACTGATGAATCCCTTTCGTCGCTTCGTCCTTTCACCCGGTACTCTGGTGGAACGTTTGCAGTTGAAAGAGGATTTCTGTGTCCTTGAGCTCGGGCCGGGGCCAGGATACTTCAGTACCGAAGTTGCTGAACATCTCACGGGAGGACACCTTCTTCTAGTCGATATTCAGAAGGAAATGCTTGAGAAGAACAGAAAACGACTTGAAAAACATGACATTACCAATGCTGTGTCAATCCAGGGTGATGGAAGCACTTTACCAATAGGGAGTGACAAATGTGACGTGGCTTTTTTAGTAGCTGTACTAGGTGAAATACCAGAGCCATCTTCATGCATCGAAGAACTTGGAAGGGTTATTCGAGATGGCGGTTTGCTCTCCATTACTGAACAGCCAGGAGATCCCGATCACATTCCGATGAGAACAGTACGCCATCTTGCAGAAGGCCAAAATTTCACTTTTCTCGAGTCATATGGAAAAAACAAGAATTTCACTATCAATTTCAGACGCGGTATTGGTTGA
- a CDS encoding MTH1187 family thiamine-binding protein, protein MSEEQSKSTKVIAELVIAPFGVGTSLSSYVKESVNEIDSFPGIRVQHTPMSSIIEADSIDQIMEVTKAAHERMFTAGAERVSTLLRIDDRRDKRREMEDKVDAIS, encoded by the coding sequence ATGTCAGAAGAGCAGTCTAAATCAACCAAAGTCATTGCAGAGCTCGTAATTGCGCCATTTGGAGTCGGTACCAGCCTGAGCTCGTATGTCAAAGAATCGGTGAATGAGATCGATTCTTTTCCAGGAATACGTGTTCAGCATACGCCAATGAGCTCAATAATTGAAGCCGATAGCATCGATCAAATCATGGAAGTCACAAAAGCGGCACACGAGAGGATGTTCACTGCTGGTGCAGAAAGGGTCTCTACTTTGCTTCGGATTGATGACCGAAGAGATAAGAGACGAGAAATGGAAGACAAGGTAGATGCGATTTCCTGA
- a CDS encoding HD domain-containing protein, translated as MPSDNSLAQIEFLIEIDKLKKILRQTWLVDNSRQENSAEHTWHAALSALVFSEYANDPDLDLLHVVKMLLIHDLVEIDAGDTFLYSDHLESEKYEAEQKAAKRIFGLLPPEQRESLLEIWEEFESMSTPEAKFAKAVDSLQPILMAYGNEGASWKKHNLHKADVLEKKKKIRLGSEHLWKLTQELLDEASERGYFGD; from the coding sequence ATGCCTTCTGATAATTCATTGGCTCAAATAGAATTCCTCATAGAGATTGACAAGCTGAAGAAAATACTGCGACAGACATGGCTTGTTGATAACTCGAGACAAGAGAATTCAGCTGAGCACACATGGCACGCCGCCCTCTCGGCACTCGTTTTCAGTGAATATGCAAATGATCCTGATCTTGACCTTCTGCATGTTGTGAAGATGCTTTTGATTCACGATCTAGTGGAAATCGATGCCGGTGATACTTTTCTATACAGTGACCATTTAGAGTCGGAAAAATACGAAGCTGAACAGAAGGCGGCCAAGCGAATTTTCGGTCTTCTTCCCCCCGAACAGAGAGAATCGCTTCTGGAAATCTGGGAAGAATTTGAATCGATGTCAACACCTGAAGCGAAATTTGCCAAGGCTGTTGACTCACTTCAACCAATCTTGATGGCATACGGCAATGAAGGGGCATCTTGGAAAAAGCACAATCTCCACAAGGCTGATGTTCTGGAGAAGAAAAAGAAAATTCGGCTGGGATCGGAGCATCTCTGGAAGCTGACTCAAGAGCTACTCGATGAGGCTTCAGAACGCGGTTATTTTGGTGATTAA
- a CDS encoding nuclear transport factor 2 family protein: protein MPAIDPKSIALEFNNLINEQDLKGLASLMTEDHSFIDTAGDIAKGKNVMLEGWVEFFDNYPDYRNVFSRVIAKDDLVIMVGHSESSEGILDGPALWTAKIRDGLVAQWRVYEDTEENRELLGID, encoded by the coding sequence GTGCCTGCTATCGATCCAAAATCAATAGCTCTCGAGTTCAATAATCTAATTAATGAGCAGGACTTGAAGGGACTCGCTTCATTGATGACAGAAGACCATTCCTTTATCGATACTGCGGGAGATATTGCTAAAGGTAAGAACGTCATGCTAGAGGGCTGGGTCGAGTTCTTCGATAATTATCCCGATTATAGGAACGTTTTCTCTCGTGTCATTGCCAAGGACGACCTTGTGATTATGGTTGGCCATTCGGAATCCTCTGAGGGAATTCTTGATGGACCTGCGTTGTGGACCGCCAAGATCCGGGATGGTCTCGTAGCTCAATGGCGAGTGTATGAAGACACTGAAGAGAACCGGGAACTACTTGGCATTGATTAA
- a CDS encoding MarR family transcriptional regulator: protein MTAESFTEREIVILQGLEEEGPMSPKEISDNLSIPLRTVTRNLRKLRKKNLCKKIPNLHDMRRPLYLCQGEQS, encoded by the coding sequence ATGACAGCTGAATCATTTACCGAACGTGAAATTGTGATACTGCAAGGCCTAGAAGAGGAGGGACCTATGAGTCCTAAGGAGATAAGCGACAATCTCAGCATTCCACTACGCACTGTGACTCGGAATCTGAGAAAACTGAGAAAGAAGAATCTATGCAAAAAGATTCCGAACCTTCATGATATGAGGAGGCCACTCTATTTATGTCAAGGAGAACAATCGTAG
- a CDS encoding secondary thiamine-phosphate synthase enzyme YjbQ, giving the protein MKSHTKYLTFNVPKRMDFIHMTPQVQKTVEESGIQEGLCLVNPMHITASVFINDNESGLHEDYKRWLEDLAPHEPISQYKHNRTGEDNGDAHLKRQVMGREVVVAITDGKLDLGTWERIFYGEFDGRRPKRVLIKIIGE; this is encoded by the coding sequence ATGAAAAGTCATACTAAGTATCTGACATTTAACGTGCCGAAGCGAATGGATTTCATCCACATGACGCCCCAGGTTCAGAAGACTGTCGAAGAAAGCGGTATCCAGGAAGGCCTATGTCTTGTGAATCCCATGCATATCACCGCGTCTGTATTCATAAACGACAACGAGAGCGGCCTTCACGAAGACTACAAACGGTGGCTTGAAGATCTTGCTCCTCATGAGCCAATCAGTCAGTATAAGCACAACCGAACCGGTGAAGACAACGGCGATGCGCATCTCAAGCGCCAAGTGATGGGCCGTGAAGTCGTTGTCGCCATAACTGATGGCAAGCTTGACCTAGGTACTTGGGAGCGAATTTTCTACGGTGAATTTGATGGGCGTCGGCCAAAGCGCGTCCTCATCAAGATAATCGGTGAATAA